In the Arachis hypogaea cultivar Tifrunner chromosome 20, arahy.Tifrunner.gnm2.J5K5, whole genome shotgun sequence genome, taacaatgttcataaactaaaattaacaaaataaagaaaataacaagTGAAACTAAACAAACTAAAATGCTagaacattaaaatataaaagaaactacactaaaacaagaattaaaacctaaatctaagaaaaagttaaattgaaaatcctaaattctagagagaagttggagcttctctctctaaaattctaCCTTAAAACATGGTTCTCAACTACACTACACTATGCCTCTGTGTTGTCACCACCGTGGAGAACCACTGTTGCCGAAGCTCTGCTGTGGTTGCTGCTATCATGACCGCTGCTCTTCCAGCCACTGCTATGGGTGCTGTTTGCATGGTCTCCGTTGTGGATTGGAGGCTGCCACTGAGTTGCATGTGGCTGTCGGAGCCTCCCTCATTGACGCCGCTGCTATTGTTAGTTTGGTTCGAGTTTGCTGTCACCAACACCATCATACTCCTCCAATTTTACCTCTGTCTCATTAGGGCTCGCCGCTGCGATTTCTATTTTGGGGTGAGCTGCCACCAATAGCGCCACTCTCAGTATGATTTTAATTCCATAATTTAAATCTGTAATGCTCTACCCTTAATTCTACTACATTTTGTTTATCTCTGCATTCTTATTTTAGTTCATTAGTTAGCATCTCTATTTTAGTATCGCTGAGTTCTGTTGGAAATTGTCACTGCTGCGAGCATAATCGGAGTTGATGCCATTGTTGCCGTTCCAGATTGTATGGGAGATGCAGTTGCTGCTGTGAGCTCAGACTAAGTGAAATTGTCGCATTTAATCCCTAAGTTCGGTtaattgaggtaggggatttttaatttgaaattaactgttttaatttatgaataccACGGAAGTATAGTGGGTAATTGCAAATGATTTATGATTTTTTGGAATGTCTGAATGATAAGTTTGAGTTGGACTTGTGACTGAATTTAATGAATATGTGTTTGATTTCTTGATTATTTGAAAATGCTAAAAATTTCGATTATTAACTAGTTGTAATGAAAATTTGTTGAGTTGTGACTAATTGATGAGAGTTGGTTGAAATGTGGCTGTGAATGGTGATTTATTTGATATTacttattaaattgaaatatgatgagttaattattgaaaatCTAACGTTTTGATCATTGAGGAATTGAGTTTGGATTATGGTTGTGATTGTGACTAGTTTGCTTGATGGTGTTCTGATTAACCGGAATTGATTTTGAGAACTGTTAAAGGATTTTGTGATTTGTGGAAATTAGGGATGAATTGATGAGATGGAAATTGGATCGAAGGATTATGTGTGAATTGCGAATTGTGGATTTTCTGattgattgagaaccttttattTGATACTTGTTGCGAAAAGGTGGATGAATTGtagagaaagagggaacccgtaccGTAAGGGTGGTTAAGCCCGAATTTTAGAGGAAATGCtgctaaatttttataaaattctaagactttatttaaagtgttatttaaaagcaaatctgatttaagaatattatttgattttgatttattacgaaaagagttttgttttcaattcgatttattaaaaaaagcatAATGTTTTAAACTCAATCTTTTGAGAAGGGATTTTGCTTTAAGTTATGTTTTGAGTTCGgtttgataagaaagaaaagaagaagaacgaaaagtaaaggaaagagagataattaaaggaatctctgccatAGGAGAGTATAGAACAAAGATTAAATGAATATATTAAGTAAAGAAATGTCTACCACAGGAGAGCAGAAGTGactttgtttgggccttagtgccaaatgtatagtggggacgcccacacactgagaactgttttccagatgtaaaCACAttgaaagtcacactgtatgcggcctagtCGTAAGACTTAtataagcacactgtatgcatctggaaagccatatctgggactcgtgttcgggtaatgtcgggagcgggtaggcaatcgacacatgagctcatggcctacgttagggatagacatgtatcatgttgtttgcacattttcttttgattgcgcttgcttgtcttatttctttgtgattgtgttgtttgtcttgttgtgacttgcttgtatATTGAATTGAATCTCCTGCTTGTACTATTAGTTTGTGAATGTATTAATGTGATTAGGAATTGACGttttgattgagaattaattatgTGATTGAGAAATAGTTAATGTGACTAGTCTTAGACTTAAAATTCATTTTGGGTTtagagattttgaaaaaggtaattAATTAGCTAAAGTAAAACCAAGAGTATTTTCAAAAGGTTTGGTAAAACTATAGTTTCtttgagtatgttaattatttgcattttattcattacttttatggcattcccattccctactgacaacgtgtggtttgttctcaccccaaaatctttcaccctttcagtgccacaggttcgaagactcagtttgaagttGCGGGCGCTTATTAGTCTTATTTGAGTCAAGTTTATGTGTTGAgttgctttcatagaattccctcgcctttgttatttaagagtttattttatacatAGGAATAGAAATTGTATCTGAGTTTCATTTGAActcttttgtataatatttattattattaataattatgtgattattattacttgatgaattttttatttatgattttaaaaacaaaaacaatattctggaatttttttaaaaactgaaACGTGATATCGaggtaaaggctcaatattaaacagataataaaagaaaacaggttagtaactccttacttttggtacgatcatgacgtgctaacaGTTAGGATGTTACACGTACGCACAACTATGAAAAATTttccaaacttcatttcttcatgattcttcacttttgcatgttttttcTCCATTTCTTCAAGTCATTCTTACCTTCTAGACCTTCAATCACccaaacaaatatatcaaggcatctaacaTGATAacaatgaattaaatttagcaattttcaaaaaaaaaagcatatttttaaccattaagcacaattaggagaaattcacaaaactatgcattttcaatgaataaaatacaaaataagttgataaatttcattcttttcaactcaaaattcatcataaaatatagatttaacaataatttatcttttattttccaaTCTTTCAAAGCTTCATCATAATTTTCGATATCTTTATCGGTCTTAGGATCAACTAAGACGGAATTGATTCTAAAAAAGTCAATACTTTCATAATCTTATTTTACTACCATTTAAAATTAGTTCATCAAAACAATCAATTTTTAAAGCATCAGAAATAATTTTTGTAGCAGTTAAAATATTatgatttataataaaataattgtaataataaatctttaagatttttgtaaaaatagacttcaaaaataatattttaactaCCTTAAGTACAAATCATAGTAGACACTTACTCTTAAGGATTTATTATCGTCCTACTCTTAGGTAGAATGATTGCAAAAGTCCAATTCATATGTGAGTCCCTCGACATATTTGATTTCTTTTGACATATTCTTCTAGGATTAATATATAAAGTCAGTGGCGGAACCAGAAATTTCATAAGAGGGGggccaattaaatataaatataacaaaaaattaacaaaatatgatttgtagcatatatatcaaaaaagtaattatattatataaaagttaatgttcaactacatactttaagattttgatatttttaaacttaCTCAACGATGCTTCAtggaactaaaatcatcaattatcatctctgaagtgaattttgaagcaatttccttttcaatatatacaatcatacaatctgctaaaaattcatcttccatcttgtttcgaagccttgttttaataatcttcatagctgaaaaggcccgttcagttgttgctgttgtcacaggaagagtcaaaacaagacgaattaatctatcaattaaaggatatatatttgattttcctgtctctgtcaatttttgacacaattcagcaagagtagacaaattctgaaaatctagagctttaaccacatcaagttcataatgttgtaactcataatccaattgaatcttttcttgctcagaaaaatctaaagaatagAAATTCTTTACAAGATTGCATATGTTGCAAACACTGAATAACTTGAAAGCATCTTTAGGATCTAAAGATGTACTCAATATGAGGAGCTCGGTTGCTTGCTCACTAAATCTACTATTTAGCTCTTTCAATTGAAAATCTATCACGCTAGTAAAAATGTCAACACGATAGTGGTGTTCAACAGTGACAACATCCTTTTTATGACGAGACCGAATTATGTCACTAAAAAAAGCACTCATATCAGGTATCTGAATAGCATGATCATTGCAGAAAGAACTAACTTTCTCCAAAAGTGCTCTCCAACTATTATCTCTTAACTGTTGAATCAATGACTTTGTACTAGAAACCAGATGCATAGCATTCAAAATGTCTTGAGATTTTTGTTGCAATGCTTGACAAAGTTTATCAGTGATTTCCATGATTTCTTTCATCATatgcaaaatgaaaacaaaatcaaatgataataaagatTTAAGAGCATAAGTAGCATCACCACGTTGAGAATATGTAGATCCATTAGTAGCCAAATCTTCCAGAACTGAAGTTGTTGCTCCAAACATACGTAAAAGGCTACAAATTGAGTTGAAGTGAGAGCTCCACCTGGTATCTAAATTTGCGGACGCTTTCCGGGATCACGCATCAATGTATCAATATTAACTTGATCTATTTCAGTCCTTGTTATTTTGGAAGCAGGGGGTTGAATATCTTGCTCAACAAGTTGTGTCAAAGgttgttcaataatattttgaacattactcaaagaatctgaagctgaattttgttcatcatatattctctcttttctcttgaaaaatgagtgaattgttttcatctttgacatttttaacttaacttgaactatctaacaaaaaaaaacaaaaataattgcatatatattattttcttaaaaaaaatattaaacctattgagcaataacaaataattttagaaacacaaatatataataaccaaaaataaagttattgatttacctgattatttttttgttccaagtctcaccaaaaaataattctattgagttttgtcctcacttcaatctttgaacactgtctattataaaaaaaataaattaattattttaaataaataatataaataatacttgacattgttattaacttaaaaaaaattgaaatataccactttgaatctttgttgtgcattcaatggttaatattttgctgttcacttctcttcaatggtttttcttcatatATCTTGGTTTAGTATGGAAGGAAAATTAgaatgagaagagtagaagaccaaaagtttgggaaccactaaaagagagagaaaagtgacGCTGATGCCTCTGATGGTTTgaaacaaatatttgaaaaatgtactagggttactttaattaatagtataggcttgggctagtataatagaaccattttaattaattattagaatgagctatttgttaacaagagcaacaataattcaaatatccAATACATAGTGcagtttttagttattttaatttataaaattttgtaacttatattttttttaatattatatataaaaaaatttaatattattaattattactatttactattttttttttaaaattttggggggaccatggccaccttaggtCCCCGTGGATCCGCTACTGTATAAAGTCTTGAAATTTTAAAGTCCTTTCTATGTGAAATAAGTTTaaaacacaataataataataataataataataataataataataataataataataataataataattattattattattattattattattattattattgcaattctTGTATTGTGTATTATTAGACTATATGTATAATGTAGTTAATTGATGCACTTAAAAATGGACCACTCTTAAAattaataaagaagaaagaaagagtgaGAGTGGTTAatgatagataaataagattaaaCTAATTTTTCGTTTATATAATGTCCaacaacataattttttatatacaaataaaattacTGAACCGAAAATTCCTACATCCctgtaaaaatatataaaaaggatGTGCTGAACAAAAAGTTGGTATAAGGTTTGAATTTAGTATACAAAGGCAATACTTAACCAGTGATGATGTTATGACAACTTCAATCTCTACCATCTATGTTATCTAAACTGTTAAACGCTGTTAGCTAATAATttatgacaaaataaaaaaaattgttgcaCTTCTTTTTAATCTTTCTGTTCCTAATCTTGagagttttaaatttatttcatccTTGCATATTTGAGTGTAATATTGTACCATATTGACAAAGAGGGTATACTATATGATCACAAATCTAAATGCATGCCCTCAATTAGTGTTTGATGATCTGGATTCGTTTGTTTAAAATCAAGCACATAGGCTTAGGATCATAAATATAGCCACTATTATCATCAGCTCTATATTATTCTAATTTTCATTCTCAAAGTTTAATATTAAAAAGGTgaaaataataaatgtgtttGCAACTTTTGCATCATCTATACATTGAGATCAACGGCAGGTGTTATTGCCATCCATGGTAGTAGCTTCATAATATTAATTGATCATGTTGAATCCTTTCAACATTATTAACACGGTTGCAATCTAAAGATTGTTGTTGCTATTGAACTTTAAAGATAGTAAGATGACGAAGAATAAATTGAAGCTTAGCTTGATAGTATTCAATCTGACATTGAAGCTCTTGAATTAACAGTAAATAAACAAGGGTAAAACTAGAATAATAAATGTTGATTAATGGTTGACCGCCATGAAGTATagacctttttttttatttgtagtgTCTTCACACACATTTTAGATACGATATTTTTCGATACTTATCTGACAAGTCTGTTTTTTGTCGGTTCAActgtattttaataaaataaaaaatattttaaatattttatattataaacaaatattaaaaataattaaaaaatttatttatattttagtatcagtaaaatatcaaaatactattacaatttatctaaaaaatactttatatttaacatatatatatataaattaagaacaaaattgaattgaattaaattaaacgtaaggaatatttttaaaaaatttcaaaaatattaaagataaaaaataatttttaccattttttttattacattggGGTTTTTGAATCCAGGTAATGCGAAAGGAGAAAAACTAACCTAATCCCCTACAATAATTGAGCTAGTTTGAATTGGCTGGCACTCTGAATGTTTATTATCACCCTCACTTAAGCAACATTTCTTTAATTTAAATCAGGGACGAATTTAGGACGACGGGTCCAGAATTTTCAATAGCATCTTATACATATTTCTATTCATGTATTCTTCTAAATAATTGTGGTAGGTTGATGGTTGCATCATGTATTTTTTACATAAGTGTGGTAGGTTGGAAGTTGCTTTTTTTTCTTCGAAGCATTCATATAATATGGAAAACAAGAACTAAaatttactctttttctttttgctaagacaTTCGAAGTTCTAAAATCAAGACACGGTGAAATTTTGAGAAATACCAGACATGCGTTCAATGGCATGCTTGAATCatgatgcatttttttttttttcgaaatgcATCTGTGTTTATTATCCCCTCAcatttttttccctcttttttgGTCAAGGACTCAAGGCCTTACTTTTTTTTTCATCTCTATTtagcatatttttcttttgttagaccAAAAACAATAAAGATGTGATTTAAgcaaattattttcatatagtatgTGAATAATTAATATACTGATTAATTTTTAGAAGACAATAACTCAAGAAATTAATCTCTAAAATCTTCTTTGATaacaaattagttttttaaatatctttgttAATCCTAAATAAATTATTAGAAACAATTCATAAAAGATCAACGCTAAAATACATTTAACTTGTAAATATCTTCTGTGAAATATATTTACTAGCATTTTATATTTCTAAAACAATTGATGGTTTATcactttttttagaaaaaatactaGGGGATAACAATGGAGGAAAAGATTGAAGAGTTGGCTAGTATTACTTTAAATTCCAGAAGAAAATATTGATCACCTCATATTCTTTTCTAAATATCACGTGTTAGATTTTTTAAATGAGTaatgctaggtagacaaaaaaaaaacagccaaaatttatcttatttaacattaattaattatcgcaataattaataaatgctaaataaggcaagttacgACTGTTTTTTAGTTGATTTTCTttagttatcaaatatttttgtttttaaatatcaCGTGTTGGACTTTAGATCCGTGGGGAACTGTCCGAACAGAAAGAAAAATGTAAACCTCCAGAGTTGCGAATTAGGCTTATTCCTTAATTGTGGCCTTTTTGAATTGGGCCTAGCATATGGGTAGGCTTATGTTTTGTTCAGCGTAACATAAgagagtataaaaataaaattcagataATAAGAGAGTATaaatctcaaattttaaatttgaataaaattttaatcatcactcaatttttttaaaaatttaaatatcctAACCACATATATTAACACAAGTATATAAATAAAGGTAAAttaataaagtaaaaatttacCAACTAGTTATAGGTCAAATGGTACAACTTTTTCATTCTCATCTAAAAGATTCGAGTTTAAGTCAACTCATCTTTTCCATCTTATTTATTCttcactctcttttttttttcacaaaaactCCATGtgcaaacacaaaaaaaaaaatcaacaccgTAATATTAGAAATAGATCAAGAAACTATAAAAAATACCAAGTCTACATAAAaatcttatatattttattcatattttacatagtatgtatatatttattattattattatcatcattatgattattatccatgTGACTTTTTTTGACGGATGTGTATACATGTGATGTTATGTGTTGTATGAtttcttatattatattattttaaatgctctacatcattaaataattaaaaaaaaaatagtctttCGATAAGAAAATGTGTCCTTTATAGATAAGATAATcgaggaattttttatttaaataaataaaataaaagtaataattatcgaaataaatgtttttaaaaatatttattgatttgCGTTCCCCAGTCATATcttgtttatactgtaaatgagattgatgagtggataatttatacgttttttgccattgtttttacatagtttttagtatgatttagttagtttttagtatatttttattagtttttaaataaaaatcacatttttagactttactatgagtttgtgtatttttctgtgatttcaggtaatttctggctaaaattgagggacttgagcaaaaatcagattcagaggctgaactgcagatgctgttggattctaacctccctgcactcaaagtggattttctggagctacaggagtccaaatggcacgctctcaattgcgttggaaagtagatatctagggctttccagaaatatataatagtccatactttgcccgagtttagacgacgcaaactagcgttcaacgccagctttctgccctattctggagttaaacgccagaaacaggttgcaaagcagagttaaacgccagaaacaggttacaaactggcgtttaactccaaggaagacctctacacgtgaaagcttcaatgctcagcccaagcacacaccaagtgggcccggaagtggatttctgcatcatttacttatttctgtaaccctaataactagtttagtataaatagaactttttactattgtgttagatatcttttgatcatttttgagactatccttgtatcacttttgatctcttgatcacgtttagggggctggccattcggccatgcctggaccttgttcttatgtattttcaacggtagagtttctacacacaatagattaaggtgtggagctctactgttcctcatgaattaatgcaaagtactattgtttttctattcaattcaagcctatttcttctctaagatattcattcgcacacaagaacatgatgaatgtgatgattatgtgacgctcatcatcattctcacttatgaacgcgtgcctgacaaacacctccgttctacatgcaaacaagcttgaatgcatatctcttagtctcctgatcgtgagatcatagtcttcgtggtataggctagaattattggcggccattcttgagatccggaaagtttaaaccttatttgtggtatttcgagtaggatctaggaggggatggctgtgacgaacttcaaactcgtgagtgctgggcgtagtgacagacgcaaaaggattactgaatcctattccagtatgatcgagaaccgacagatgattagccgtgcagtgacagtgcattttggaccattttcactgagaggaccggatgtagccattgacaacggtgatgcccaacatacagcttgccatggaaaggagtatgaaagattggatgaaagcagtaggaaagcagagattcagaaggaactaagcatctccatacgcttatctgaaattctcaccaatgaattacataagtatctctatcctatcttacgttttatttatattttaattattaaaactctataaccatttgaatccgcctgactgagatttacaaggtgaccatagcttgcttcaagtcgacaatcttcgtgggatcgacccttactcacgtaaggtttattacttggacgacccagtgcacttgctggttagttgtgcgaagttgtgaagaagaactaagattatgaacgtgcgtattaagttttcagcgccgttaccaaggaatgaatgatcacgatttcgtacaccaagtttttggcgccgttgccggggattgttcgagtttggacaactgacggtggttcatcttgttgctcagattaggaaaattttattttaattttaagctttttatttattattttcaaaaaatacaaaaaaaaaatttcttctttttcgttcttcccaaaataattttcgaaaaaaaaaaccaaaaaaaaaattaataaaatcataaaaaccaaaaattttgtgtttcttgtttgagtctagtgtcaaattttaagtttggtgtcaattgcatgttttaacttttccctaaaaattttcgaaaactcatgcatggtgttcttcatgatcttcaagttgttcttggtaagtcttcttgtttgatctttaaaatttcttgttttgtgtcttttcttgttttccatatgaatttttgaattattagtgtctaaagtttgaaaatttctaagtttggtgtcttgcatatttttcttttctgaaaaattttcaaaaataagtcttgatgttcatcttgatcttcaaagtgttcttggtgttcatcttgacattcaaagtgttcttgcatgcattagttgttttgattcataatttttatgttttgtttcaatttagtttttttctctctcatcattaaaaattcaaaaataaaaaatatatctttccttgttttactcataaatttcaatttcaaaattctatcttttcaaatctttttcaaaaataaaatctttttcatttaattttacatattttcgaaattttttaaaaaaaaattttaatttcaaaatctttttcttatttttatttccaaaattaatgctaacaattaatgtgattgattcaaaattttaagtttgttacttgcctagtaagaaaagttcaatctttaaattttaaaatcatatctttttgtttcttgttagtcaagtaatcaactttaatttcaaaaattaaatctttttaatttccttttcaaatctttttcaaattaaattttcaatcatatctttcaatcatatctttttcaaaacttaatttcaaaatcttttctaacttcttatcttttcaaaattgatttttaaaactttttcaattaactacttgaattatttttttattttaaaagtttttctatttcaatcatatctttttcaaaaccacctaactaattttccctctttaattttcgaaaaccccttccctctttttcaaaattcctttttaatt is a window encoding:
- the LOC112785711 gene encoding uncharacterized protein; this encodes MFGATTSVLEDLATNGSTYSQRGDATYALKSLLSFDFVFILHMMKEIMEITDKLCQALQQKSQDILNAMHLVSSTKSLIQQLRDNSWRALLEKVSSFCNDHAIQIPDMSAFFSDIIRSRHKKDVVTVEHHYRVDIFTSVIDFQLKELNSRFSEQATELLILSTSLDPKDAFKCLDIFVWVIEGLEGKNDLKKWRKNMQK